Proteins co-encoded in one Campylobacter jejuni genomic window:
- a CDS encoding RDD family protein — translation MKENLQDRLERENLKIASFGKRVLAFLIDDMVISLIVFIIFYDRLIQAKDLFETTQIIGNFYLGFILLHFSYQAIFTYLYGASLGKILCKIIILDENLLDKPNLIQSCIRSAIRQVSAMAFMLGFAWALSNDLRKAWEDYLARTIVVDVA, via the coding sequence ATGAAAGAAAATTTACAAGACCGCTTAGAGCGTGAAAATCTAAAAATAGCAAGTTTTGGAAAAAGGGTTCTAGCTTTTTTAATCGATGATATGGTTATTTCTTTGATTGTGTTTATCATTTTTTATGATCGTCTAATCCAAGCAAAAGATTTATTTGAAACGACTCAAATTATAGGAAATTTTTATCTTGGCTTCATCTTGCTTCATTTTAGTTATCAAGCAATTTTTACTTATCTTTATGGGGCAAGTTTGGGAAAAATATTATGCAAAATTATCATCTTGGATGAAAATCTTCTTGACAAACCCAATCTCATCCAAAGTTGCATCAGATCTGCCATAAGACAAGTTAGTGCTATGGCGTTTATGCTTGGGTTTGCTTGGGCTTTAAGCAATGATTTACGCAAAGCTTGGGAGGATTATCTAGCAAGGACAATAGTAGTTGATGTGGCATAA
- a CDS encoding LPS-assembly protein LptD has translation MWHKFSLLLGTSIALSAAQVDIYALDAKKEGDILTANNDVIIFSDFYFITANKAIYNEKTGDVELFGDVNILRGQNERSHSDYAKINLNSNQADFSNFFFSNNNLEVWFQSKTSHLNDKVFESKISAVSSCNVEDPDWEIRFSKGWLNRETNFVHLYNARLYVKNTPVFYLPYFGFSTDTHRQSGLLIPKIVLKSSEGLYYEQPIYIATQENWDLELDPQIRTNRGFGLYSTLRFLDSPYSTGELNFGAFRENSSYFHDENLKNQTHYGIELKYSRDDLIKSLLSDNFQEGLWIDATYLNDVDYLNLGSRDYRDLNSLVTSKINYFLADENNFYGAYARYYIDTSKLSNNTTLQEYPSFQYHRFLNNLFDERLRYSFDASFHNFYRPAGSYANELNLDLPISYHNAFFGDFLHFTFTERFYASFVNYSNDPERNHEHYFRNTHDFNLYTDLSKAYENFFHTLNLGVNYVLPGAKSGKITQDYLEEYDKENEHTSLYAVQYFYNNGGQKKLKHRISLDYLNKQNEFYELENLLTYYFNENINLNSEVLYSYEQSRFTNVISQIEVNANSKFNWMFSHAYQNDEYGKYSFIGTRANYIATPNYNLFGGIWFDTQRAHANMWELGYTYQRKCWNYSLMYRERIDPQLTSGGITAKNQSGVYFIFNFYPLGGVKYDFSLAESENKI, from the coding sequence ATGTGGCATAAATTTTCCCTATTGCTAGGAACTAGCATAGCTTTAAGTGCAGCACAAGTTGATATTTACGCTCTTGATGCAAAAAAAGAAGGTGATATTCTTACTGCAAACAATGATGTTATTATTTTTTCTGATTTTTATTTCATCACTGCCAATAAAGCAATTTACAATGAAAAAACCGGAGATGTTGAGCTTTTTGGCGATGTTAACATCCTAAGGGGACAAAACGAAAGATCACATTCTGATTATGCTAAAATCAACCTAAATTCCAATCAAGCCGATTTTAGTAATTTTTTCTTTTCCAATAACAATCTTGAAGTATGGTTTCAAAGCAAAACAAGCCATCTAAATGATAAAGTCTTTGAAAGTAAAATTTCAGCAGTTTCAAGCTGCAATGTTGAAGATCCTGATTGGGAAATTCGTTTTTCAAAAGGCTGGCTTAACCGGGAAACCAATTTTGTTCATCTTTACAATGCAAGATTATATGTTAAAAATACCCCAGTTTTTTATCTACCTTATTTTGGATTTAGCACTGATACTCATAGACAAAGCGGGCTTTTAATCCCAAAAATCGTTTTAAAAAGTAGCGAAGGCTTATACTATGAACAACCTATTTATATAGCCACTCAAGAAAATTGGGATTTAGAACTTGATCCGCAAATTCGAACAAACCGTGGCTTTGGACTTTATTCTACTTTAAGATTTCTTGATTCTCCATATTCAACAGGAGAATTAAATTTTGGTGCTTTTAGGGAAAATAGCTCCTATTTTCACGATGAAAATTTGAAAAATCAAACCCACTATGGAATAGAACTAAAATACTCAAGAGATGATTTAATCAAATCTTTACTCAGTGATAATTTTCAAGAAGGCCTATGGATAGATGCAACCTATCTCAACGATGTGGATTATTTAAATTTAGGAAGTAGGGATTATCGAGATCTTAACTCGCTTGTAACCTCCAAAATCAATTATTTTTTAGCCGATGAAAACAATTTTTACGGAGCTTATGCAAGATATTATATCGACACATCTAAACTTAGCAATAATACAACCTTACAAGAATATCCAAGCTTTCAATATCATAGATTTTTAAATAACCTTTTTGATGAACGCTTGCGTTATTCATTTGATGCTTCATTTCATAATTTTTACCGACCTGCTGGTTCTTATGCAAATGAGCTAAATTTAGACTTGCCTATCTCGTATCACAACGCTTTTTTTGGAGACTTTTTACACTTTACTTTTACAGAAAGATTTTATGCTTCTTTTGTAAATTATAGCAACGATCCCGAAAGAAACCATGAGCATTATTTCAGAAACACTCATGATTTTAATCTCTACACCGATCTTTCAAAAGCTTATGAAAATTTCTTTCATACTTTAAATTTAGGGGTGAATTACGTTTTACCAGGAGCAAAATCAGGTAAAATCACGCAAGATTATCTTGAAGAATACGACAAAGAAAACGAACATACAAGTCTTTATGCTGTGCAATATTTCTATAACAACGGAGGACAAAAAAAACTCAAACACAGAATTTCGCTTGACTATCTCAATAAACAAAATGAATTCTATGAACTTGAAAATCTTTTAACTTATTATTTTAATGAAAATATCAATCTCAACAGCGAAGTGCTTTACTCTTATGAGCAAAGTCGCTTTACCAATGTCATCAGCCAAATAGAAGTCAATGCAAATTCAAAATTTAATTGGATGTTTTCTCATGCTTATCAAAACGATGAGTATGGAAAATATAGCTTTATTGGTACAAGAGCAAATTATATTGCCACACCTAATTACAATTTATTTGGTGGAATTTGGTTTGATACTCAAAGAGCTCATGCAAACATGTGGGAACTTGGCTATACCTACCAAAGAAAATGTTGGAACTATTCTTTAATGTATAGAGAAAGAATCGATCCACAACTCACAAGTGGTGGCATCACAGCTAAAAATCAAAGCGGAGTTTATTTTATTTTCAACTTCTATCCTTTAGGAGGAGTAAAATACGATTTCTCTTTAGCAGAAAGTGAAAACAAAATTTAA